A section of the Leptospira terpstrae serovar Hualin str. LT 11-33 = ATCC 700639 genome encodes:
- a CDS encoding glutamate-5-semialdehyde dehydrogenase yields MADESTNYAKSLATKAKEASRALKGLTTIQKNDVLGRVGKLLLANESVIIEKNQLDMNSGKEKGLSSAMMDRLLLDSKRIKGMAKSIEEIRNLPDPVGEVVRGTILPNGLELLTKRVPIGVVMTIFESRPNVIIDIASLSFKSGNACILRGGSEAFHSNLILSSLFHQAIEEAKIPGVTKEVVTFVENTKREAMLPFFQLEDLIDVIVPRGGETLIRFVSENSKIPVIKHDKGVTNLYLSNHANPEIVLPILINSKVQRPGVCNALENLFIHKDYPNLTGLLAGLEASGIQILGDESIQKLNSSTKPVSEDDFYTEFLDTRLSIRLVSSVSEAMENIRKYSSGHTECILSEDVSEIHRFQQELDSAAIFVNCSTRFHDGGEYGLGAEVGISTGKLHVRGPMGLIHLTTTTTYVTGGGQVRA; encoded by the coding sequence ATGGCAGACGAATCTACAAATTATGCAAAATCATTGGCCACTAAAGCGAAAGAAGCAAGTAGAGCTTTAAAAGGACTTACCACTATTCAAAAAAATGATGTGCTCGGTCGCGTGGGAAAACTCCTGCTAGCCAATGAATCGGTAATCATTGAAAAAAACCAATTGGATATGAATAGCGGGAAGGAAAAGGGACTCTCTTCTGCTATGATGGACCGCCTTCTATTGGATTCCAAACGGATCAAGGGAATGGCAAAAAGTATCGAAGAAATTCGTAACCTTCCAGATCCAGTTGGCGAAGTTGTTCGAGGTACCATCCTCCCTAATGGACTAGAACTACTCACCAAACGAGTGCCAATCGGTGTGGTGATGACTATCTTTGAATCAAGGCCCAATGTGATTATAGATATTGCATCGCTTTCCTTTAAATCAGGCAATGCTTGTATATTGAGAGGGGGATCAGAAGCATTTCACTCCAATTTAATTCTCTCTTCTTTATTTCACCAAGCCATTGAGGAAGCAAAAATCCCTGGAGTGACAAAGGAAGTTGTTACCTTTGTAGAAAATACAAAAAGAGAAGCTATGCTTCCTTTTTTCCAATTGGAAGATTTGATCGATGTCATTGTACCGCGCGGTGGAGAAACCCTCATTCGTTTTGTTTCAGAAAATAGCAAAATTCCTGTCATCAAACATGACAAAGGTGTTACCAATCTTTATCTTTCAAACCATGCCAACCCAGAGATTGTTCTTCCGATTCTTATCAATTCTAAAGTACAACGCCCTGGGGTTTGTAATGCCTTAGAAAATCTATTCATTCATAAAGACTATCCCAATCTCACAGGATTACTTGCGGGGTTAGAGGCTTCTGGAATCCAAATTCTAGGAGATGAATCCATTCAAAAACTAAACTCATCCACCAAACCAGTATCGGAAGATGATTTTTATACTGAATTTTTAGATACTAGGCTTAGCATTCGACTTGTCAGTTCCGTAAGTGAAGCCATGGAAAACATTCGAAAGTACAGTTCTGGTCATACAGAATGTATTTTATCAGAAGACGTTTCCGAAATTCATAGGTTCCAACAAGAACTAGATAGTGCTGCTATCTTTGTCAATTGTTCCACAAGATTTCATGATGGCGGAGAATATGGTCTTGGAGCAGAAGTAGGAATTTCCACTGGAA
- the proB gene encoding glutamate 5-kinase, with protein MKTRKEFLNSIQNSKLIVIKIGSARVSGEESKINDFLYDLVGDIRNLRDQGKEVILVSSGAIAQGKKLLEEKRGNVPNGKTTLAEKQAFAAMGQNKLLNLYESFFSRVNIPIAQILFGRKDLNEEKSFTNLKQTFRQLLDWGILPIVNENDSVSTEEINLGDNDILSAIVASIVGADLLLILTGVDGFLKENSKIDLFTEITKETENLATGPSGPGTGGMFTKINAAKLLLPYGIKTGIVNGEKKQAISQFFKTESIGTLVANPNFPHRIPNASEIQTHFFSFPSE; from the coding sequence ATGAAAACACGTAAGGAATTTTTAAACTCCATTCAAAACTCCAAACTCATTGTTATCAAAATTGGAAGTGCACGCGTTTCCGGCGAAGAATCCAAAATCAATGACTTTTTATATGACCTAGTTGGTGACATTCGCAATTTGCGAGACCAAGGAAAAGAAGTCATTCTTGTCTCTTCTGGAGCCATCGCCCAAGGGAAAAAACTTTTGGAAGAAAAAAGAGGAAATGTTCCTAACGGAAAGACCACTCTAGCCGAAAAACAGGCGTTTGCTGCCATGGGTCAAAACAAACTCCTAAATCTATACGAAAGTTTTTTTAGTCGTGTCAATATTCCCATTGCTCAAATTCTTTTTGGAAGAAAAGATTTAAACGAAGAAAAAAGTTTCACCAACCTAAAACAAACATTTCGTCAACTTTTGGATTGGGGAATTCTTCCCATTGTGAATGAAAACGATTCTGTATCTACAGAAGAAATCAATCTGGGTGATAATGATATTCTCTCTGCGATTGTCGCATCCATCGTAGGTGCTGATCTTCTTCTCATTCTAACTGGAGTCGATGGATTCCTTAAAGAAAATTCAAAAATTGATTTATTCACAGAAATCACCAAAGAAACCGAAAATCTAGCAACCGGTCCTTCAGGCCCTGGAACGGGTGGAATGTTTACCAAAATCAATGCAGCAAAACTTTTGTTACCCTATGGAATCAAAACGGGTATAGTCAATGGAGAAAAAAAACAAGCCATCTCGCAGTTTTTTAAAACAGAAAGTATTGGGACTTTAGTAGCCAATCCTAACTTTCCTCATCGAATTCCGAATGCTTCGGAAATTCAGACGCATTTCTTTTCATTCCCATCGGAGTAA
- the obgE gene encoding GTPase ObgE — translation MSGFIDEVPIRIRAGHGGAGSVHFHKEKFVEFGGPDGGDGGKGGDVILLAEGRMMTLENYLPDRLYAAQDGEPGLGQNRHGKNGEDLILKVPVGTQILDSVTMELLYDFNHDGESFTIATGGRGGKGNTFFKTSIQQAPRYSQPGEEGGELSLILELKLLADIGIVGLPNAGKSTLLAKITHAHPKIAGYAFTTLSPNLGVVHRHEDLFRYTVADIPGIIEGASRGVGLGISFLKHIERVQGILFLFDGGNLQLEEELEMLRSELGNYNQTLLGKKFLIVINKMDIWDNDPEFTVEIQKNYSHLGEIICISADKESNLDYLLERIDKVFFTEKSKLVYENT, via the coding sequence ATGAGCGGATTTATCGACGAAGTACCCATTCGAATTCGAGCCGGACACGGAGGGGCAGGTTCTGTCCATTTCCATAAAGAGAAGTTTGTAGAATTTGGTGGCCCGGATGGGGGTGACGGCGGCAAAGGGGGTGATGTGATCCTACTTGCTGAAGGGCGGATGATGACTTTGGAAAACTACCTTCCCGATCGTTTGTATGCAGCCCAAGACGGCGAACCTGGACTTGGACAAAACCGTCATGGAAAAAACGGGGAAGACTTAATCTTAAAAGTCCCTGTAGGAACACAAATCCTTGATTCAGTGACTATGGAACTTCTTTATGATTTTAATCATGACGGAGAAAGTTTCACCATTGCCACCGGTGGACGTGGGGGAAAAGGAAATACTTTTTTTAAAACCTCCATCCAACAAGCTCCGAGGTACAGCCAACCGGGAGAGGAAGGCGGCGAACTATCGTTAATCCTTGAATTAAAGTTACTCGCAGATATTGGGATTGTGGGACTACCTAACGCAGGTAAATCTACCCTTCTCGCAAAAATCACCCATGCTCACCCTAAAATTGCCGGGTATGCTTTTACTACCCTTTCCCCTAACCTCGGTGTGGTGCATAGGCACGAAGATTTATTTCGTTATACTGTGGCTGACATTCCAGGGATCATCGAAGGGGCATCTCGAGGTGTGGGCCTTGGCATTAGTTTTCTTAAACACATTGAAAGGGTCCAAGGAATTTTGTTTTTATTTGATGGTGGCAATCTACAATTAGAAGAGGAATTGGAAATGTTAAGAAGTGAACTTGGTAATTACAACCAAACTCTTCTTGGTAAAAAATTCCTAATTGTCATAAACAAAATGGATATATGGGATAATGATCCTGAATTCACAGTGGAGATTCAAAAGAACTATTCCCATTTAGGAGAAATCATTTGTATTTCCGCTGACAAAGAGTCAAACCTGGATTATTTATTAGAGCGAATTGATAAAGTGTTTTTCACCGAAAAATCAAAGTTAGTTTATGAAAACACGTAA
- the rpmA gene encoding 50S ribosomal protein L27 — MATKKGGGSTKNGRDSVSKRLGVKVYGGQLAIAGNIIVRQRGTEYKPGKNVGIGRDHTLYALVDGVVTFEHVTKERQQISVYPKA, encoded by the coding sequence ATGGCTACAAAGAAAGGTGGTGGATCCACAAAGAACGGTCGTGATTCGGTATCAAAGAGACTTGGTGTAAAAGTTTACGGTGGTCAACTTGCCATTGCAGGGAACATCATCGTTCGCCAAAGAGGAACTGAATACAAACCCGGAAAGAACGTAGGGATTGGGCGTGACCATACCCTTTATGCACTTGTTGACGGGGTTGTGACTTTCGAACACGTAACGAAAGAAAGACAGCAAATCTCCGTTTACCCGAAAGCATAG
- a CDS encoding ribosomal-processing cysteine protease Prp, producing the protein MIYSKIFKVTGGIIAGIQLEGHSPTNLGSKGENLLCAGVSTLVQSAHSYLASQNSLESETKRDGYLEFLVKENQRVGYQSLLSMVEFGLKNLASSHSQAIFIQEVFIKG; encoded by the coding sequence TTGATTTATAGTAAGATTTTTAAAGTAACAGGAGGGATAATCGCAGGAATCCAACTGGAAGGACATTCTCCCACGAACTTAGGTTCAAAAGGCGAAAATCTTTTGTGTGCTGGAGTCTCCACTCTCGTTCAGAGTGCGCACTCGTATTTGGCATCACAAAACAGTTTGGAATCGGAAACAAAACGAGACGGATATTTAGAGTTTTTAGTCAAAGAAAACCAAAGGGTCGGCTACCAAAGCCTACTTTCCATGGTGGAATTCGGATTAAAAAATTTAGCTTCCTCTCATTCCCAAGCGATTTTCATCCAAGAAGTATTCATAAAGGGGTAA
- the rplU gene encoding 50S ribosomal protein L21 → MFAIIELGAKQFKVSPDQVFVAEKTGNSVGSTVETKVLLLSDNNKVNIGSPALSGAKVTLKVLEDCKGEKIHGFKYKKRKNYKKSWGHRQQLQKLQVVSING, encoded by the coding sequence ATGTTCGCCATCATTGAACTTGGAGCCAAACAATTTAAAGTGTCTCCTGACCAGGTATTCGTCGCAGAAAAAACAGGAAACTCGGTCGGAAGTACAGTAGAAACTAAAGTCCTACTCCTTTCCGATAACAATAAAGTTAACATTGGATCGCCAGCGCTTTCCGGTGCTAAAGTGACTTTAAAGGTATTAGAAGACTGTAAGGGTGAAAAAATCCACGGTTTCAAATACAAAAAGAGAAAGAATTACAAGAAGTCTTGGGGTCACAGACAACAACTCCAAAAACTCCAAGTAGTTTCCATCAACGGATAA
- the typA gene encoding translational GTPase TypA, translating into MEIRNIAIIAHVDHGKTTLTDCILRHTGAVTAKEDRERIMDSNALEQEKGITILAKNTSVKYKGTRINIVDTPGHADFGGEVERVLSMTDCTLLLVDAFDGPMPQTRFVLGKSLQLGHKPIVVVNKVDREGARPGFSVDKVFDLFSDLGATEEQLDFPIIYASAKQGWAVNHLSEVPGSNIEPLLDKVLEHVPPVKRDSDKALQFQVTALDYNEYVGRIAIGKIYQGTMKKGADVTLAKTNGTTANYKITKLYGYEGLTRYEIDEAGSGDIVAMAGIPDVFIGDTVCDLGNPLPLPAIQVEEPTVSMFFMVNNSPFAGKEGKFVTTRNLRERLDRELETNVALRLEETEDKDRFKILGRGELHLSILIENMRREGYELQVSRPEVIIKYNEAGEKIEPYETLVMDLPDQFSGACIQELNRRKGELQGMDAHTSGITRVEYIIPTRGLIGFRGHFISETRGEGVMSSRFLKFDKYKGEIPGRKNGALISMDSGDSTAYALWKVQERGDLFIEPQVAVYPGMILGMNSRDTDLEVNPVREKKLTNVRASGSDEAIRLIPPKKLTLEQSIEFLDDDELLEVTPQSLRLRKKVLDASMRKRSGGGR; encoded by the coding sequence ATGGAAATTCGCAACATCGCCATCATCGCACACGTCGACCACGGTAAGACGACACTCACAGATTGTATCCTTCGCCATACGGGCGCCGTAACCGCGAAAGAAGACCGAGAGAGAATCATGGACTCCAATGCATTGGAGCAAGAAAAAGGGATTACGATCCTTGCCAAGAACACATCGGTTAAGTATAAAGGAACCCGCATTAATATCGTAGACACTCCAGGCCACGCTGACTTCGGAGGAGAGGTGGAACGAGTTCTGTCCATGACAGACTGTACCCTTCTACTTGTGGACGCTTTTGACGGGCCAATGCCACAAACACGGTTCGTACTTGGTAAGTCACTCCAACTAGGCCACAAACCGATCGTAGTGGTGAATAAGGTGGATAGAGAAGGGGCAAGACCTGGTTTTTCAGTGGATAAGGTATTTGATCTATTTAGTGATCTTGGTGCCACAGAAGAACAATTAGACTTCCCTATCATTTATGCTTCTGCAAAACAAGGTTGGGCAGTAAACCATCTATCCGAAGTTCCAGGTTCTAACATTGAGCCACTTTTGGATAAAGTTTTAGAACATGTTCCTCCAGTAAAAAGAGACAGCGACAAGGCACTTCAATTCCAAGTAACCGCTCTTGACTATAACGAATATGTGGGTCGTATCGCCATTGGAAAAATCTACCAAGGTACGATGAAAAAGGGTGCTGATGTGACTCTTGCAAAAACCAACGGAACTACAGCTAATTATAAAATCACCAAACTCTACGGATACGAAGGACTCACTCGTTACGAAATTGATGAAGCAGGATCCGGAGATATCGTAGCTATGGCAGGAATTCCTGATGTATTCATTGGGGATACGGTTTGTGACTTAGGCAATCCACTTCCTCTTCCTGCAATCCAGGTGGAAGAACCAACGGTATCGATGTTCTTTATGGTAAACAACTCTCCGTTTGCGGGAAAAGAAGGAAAGTTCGTAACCACACGAAACCTTCGTGAACGCCTAGACAGGGAGTTAGAAACAAACGTAGCACTTCGTTTAGAAGAAACAGAAGATAAAGATCGTTTTAAAATTTTAGGACGTGGGGAACTCCACTTATCCATCCTCATTGAAAACATGCGCCGGGAAGGATACGAACTCCAAGTATCACGACCTGAAGTAATTATCAAATACAATGAAGCAGGGGAAAAGATTGAACCTTACGAAACCCTCGTGATGGATTTACCTGACCAATTCTCTGGAGCATGTATCCAAGAACTGAACCGCCGTAAAGGTGAGTTACAAGGAATGGATGCTCATACTTCTGGAATCACTCGAGTGGAATACATCATTCCTACAAGAGGACTCATCGGATTTAGAGGTCACTTTATTTCGGAAACTCGCGGGGAAGGTGTTATGTCTAGCCGATTCCTCAAGTTTGATAAATACAAAGGGGAAATTCCTGGTCGTAAAAACGGAGCTCTTATTTCTATGGACTCTGGGGATTCGACTGCCTATGCTCTTTGGAAAGTGCAGGAACGTGGGGACCTCTTTATTGAACCACAGGTCGCAGTTTATCCTGGAATGATTCTTGGAATGAATAGCCGCGACACTGACTTAGAAGTAAACCCAGTGCGTGAAAAGAAATTAACAAACGTTCGAGCCTCTGGTTCTGATGAAGCGATCCGCCTCATTCCCCCAAAGAAACTGACTTTGGAACAATCCATTGAATTTTTAGATGATGATGAACTTTTGGAAGTAACTCCACAAAGTTTGCGTCTACGCAAAAAAGTTTTGGATGCAAGTATGAGAAAAAGATCTGGTGGTGGTCGTTAG
- a CDS encoding AsmA family protein, with protein MKKIGYGIGAVIASILLIVIIALVFAGSFITPSFLVKQIESAINVRAHVESVNINLFNVLSGIEIEGIILAPRDEVANKGTPLDERKSKPKGLIQLGKADVKISFLALLTKTLKVNKIVLKQPVISLTMNEDGGNNLTSLFKTPKIVDGEKNPALSAEAIAEKKKEAEEEAKEKASSPPSGPFSIKDIPIALKMGLVGIQEGNIQVNMRKTGQQIQIQKLDLELKDIDIDGSDLESHNSIDVNFDADVTIIGRNKKEAAKFILETDGNVVPFVVKTGLVNPKVMYEVTMKEDSFVSGFAAFDAIAGELPMMNQAGLKLDKLKEKAELKKDVSFKVEYSNGKVTFLDEPTFPTKNYDLQIRKGSYIVATTNYHEMKMGMLYDEDESKKSLASLDEKIKQATKGQGDTKALRNKIVGNLIKDERLFIPFRTYGDIRNPNVELGVGLGTLTDLIGGAVKEVIKGKAADALKKIPGAGDALKGLGF; from the coding sequence ATGAAAAAAATAGGTTACGGAATTGGCGCAGTCATTGCCTCCATTCTACTCATCGTAATCATCGCGTTAGTTTTTGCCGGGAGTTTCATCACTCCCAGTTTTCTTGTAAAACAAATCGAATCTGCCATAAATGTCAGAGCCCATGTAGAATCTGTCAATATCAACCTTTTCAACGTTCTCTCTGGAATTGAAATTGAAGGAATCATCCTTGCTCCAAGAGATGAAGTTGCAAATAAAGGAACTCCTCTTGACGAAAGAAAATCGAAACCGAAAGGTCTTATCCAACTCGGCAAAGCCGATGTCAAAATTTCGTTTTTAGCCCTTCTCACCAAAACCTTAAAAGTAAACAAAATTGTTCTAAAACAACCTGTCATATCTCTTACCATGAATGAAGATGGGGGAAACAATCTAACTTCTCTTTTTAAAACACCTAAGATTGTGGATGGCGAAAAAAATCCTGCTCTTTCTGCAGAAGCCATTGCTGAAAAGAAAAAGGAAGCTGAGGAAGAGGCTAAAGAAAAAGCAAGCTCCCCTCCTTCAGGACCATTTTCTATCAAAGACATTCCTATCGCCTTAAAGATGGGACTCGTGGGAATCCAAGAGGGAAACATTCAAGTCAATATGCGGAAAACTGGCCAACAAATCCAAATCCAAAAATTAGATTTAGAATTAAAGGACATCGATATTGATGGAAGTGATTTGGAGTCGCATAACAGTATTGATGTGAATTTCGATGCTGATGTAACTATCATTGGAAGAAACAAAAAAGAAGCTGCCAAGTTTATTCTGGAAACGGATGGCAACGTGGTTCCGTTTGTTGTAAAAACGGGTTTAGTCAATCCAAAAGTCATGTATGAAGTTACTATGAAGGAAGATTCCTTCGTTTCTGGATTTGCAGCCTTTGACGCCATCGCAGGTGAACTTCCAATGATGAACCAAGCCGGTCTCAAACTCGATAAACTGAAAGAAAAAGCTGAACTAAAAAAAGATGTTTCCTTTAAAGTAGAATACAGTAACGGAAAAGTTACTTTTTTGGATGAACCCACCTTTCCTACAAAAAACTATGACTTACAAATTAGAAAAGGTTCTTATATTGTGGCCACAACAAACTACCATGAAATGAAAATGGGAATGTTATATGATGAAGACGAATCAAAAAAGTCTCTCGCTTCTTTGGATGAAAAAATCAAACAAGCCACTAAAGGACAGGGAGATACAAAAGCTCTCCGCAATAAAATTGTGGGAAACCTCATCAAAGACGAAAGGCTTTTTATTCCATTTCGGACCTATGGAGACATTCGTAATCCCAATGTGGAACTCGGCGTGGGACTTGGAACACTTACCGATTTAATTGGTGGAGCTGTGAAAGAAGTGATCAAAGGAAAAGCCGCTGATGCATTGAAAAAAATCCCAGGTGCAGGTGACGCACTCAAAGGACTCGGTTTTTAA
- a CDS encoding GAF domain-containing SpoIIE family protein phosphatase yields the protein MVDFKVSKRMLVNFRGQNKVVGGLTDKDKIAILLYISKEFANLDREDQLFSKVILICQEIFESDNTTLRLWDGEYLVPVKFVKETEPPRRNLVIGEGYSGAVFETKEPVLVNDLTRSAHFFDEGEKTKSVMCVPIMQKEEILGTLAVESERENFYIIDDLEILEALTSQLALALYGVRLIEGLVTARAREAAVLNQLEWDLKMGRNVQSQILPQDLSAWNGIYFASHYEPMAEVSGDLVDIVRQGHSLTAINIDVSGHGIPAALVTMAIHHQFRRSVMAGLGLTEIMEELGEKLREQLPESTYFTAFMVRIFSDYTFGYVNAGHQRMLHYKAADDTFIQYDTKGVPLGILPVRKIDYEEKQGKLEPGDFLLLISDGFSEQRNHLKDEVGVDRILTWLQDERERLVMEGRGKVDLKKLSNAFVERFRAYQGDVPNGDDLSFLFLYCGDSIPEASHYIQMAKQSNSKMKMEEAYAQALKAFSIDSSLKEILVFLGKMYYRDGKYKEAIRYLEEYLRTSGDNTAASHFMMGRAYYKAGMISEAKRALKMALSSDHSFAKASILLAQCYLKENAKPKAIKVLQQGVKNTPQSLELKTSLLRLESHSQKVS from the coding sequence ATGGTTGATTTCAAAGTTTCCAAACGAATGCTCGTCAACTTCCGCGGACAAAACAAAGTCGTGGGAGGATTAACAGACAAAGATAAAATTGCGATCCTTCTCTACATTTCCAAAGAATTTGCCAATTTAGATAGAGAGGACCAACTCTTTTCCAAGGTCATCCTGATTTGTCAGGAAATTTTCGAGTCGGACAATACAACCCTCCGACTTTGGGATGGAGAGTATCTCGTCCCTGTGAAGTTTGTCAAAGAGACAGAACCTCCTCGTCGTAATTTGGTAATAGGCGAAGGATATTCTGGAGCCGTCTTCGAAACCAAAGAACCAGTCCTCGTCAATGACTTAACACGATCCGCTCATTTCTTTGATGAGGGAGAAAAAACAAAATCGGTAATGTGTGTTCCCATCATGCAAAAGGAAGAAATCCTTGGAACTCTCGCGGTAGAAAGTGAAAGAGAAAACTTTTACATCATCGATGACTTAGAAATTTTAGAAGCCTTAACTTCTCAGCTAGCACTTGCTCTTTATGGGGTAAGACTAATCGAAGGTCTAGTAACTGCAAGAGCAAGAGAGGCTGCGGTTCTAAATCAATTAGAGTGGGATTTGAAAATGGGACGAAATGTCCAAAGCCAAATTCTTCCCCAAGACCTAAGTGCATGGAATGGAATCTACTTTGCCAGCCATTATGAACCGATGGCAGAAGTCAGTGGAGACTTAGTCGATATTGTGAGACAAGGTCACTCTCTCACAGCCATTAACATTGATGTGTCGGGACATGGAATACCCGCAGCCCTTGTCACTATGGCAATTCACCACCAGTTTCGAAGGTCAGTGATGGCTGGACTTGGCCTCACGGAAATTATGGAAGAACTTGGTGAAAAACTGAGAGAACAACTTCCAGAATCAACTTATTTCACTGCTTTTATGGTTCGTATCTTTAGTGATTATACTTTCGGATATGTGAATGCAGGCCACCAACGAATGTTACACTATAAGGCTGCTGATGATACATTCATCCAGTATGATACAAAAGGGGTTCCTCTAGGAATCCTTCCAGTAAGAAAAATCGACTATGAAGAAAAACAAGGAAAGTTGGAGCCGGGGGATTTTTTACTTCTTATCTCTGATGGATTTAGTGAACAAAGAAACCATCTCAAAGATGAAGTCGGAGTGGATCGAATCCTCACTTGGTTACAGGATGAAAGAGAACGCCTTGTGATGGAAGGTCGCGGAAAAGTTGATCTTAAAAAATTATCCAATGCCTTTGTAGAAAGATTTAGAGCTTACCAAGGGGATGTTCCCAATGGAGATGATTTGAGTTTTCTTTTCCTCTATTGTGGAGATTCAATACCAGAAGCTTCGCATTACATACAAATGGCGAAACAATCTAATTCCAAAATGAAAATGGAAGAAGCTTACGCTCAAGCTCTTAAAGCTTTCAGTATCGATTCTTCTCTCAAAGAAATCCTTGTTTTCTTAGGTAAAATGTATTACCGAGATGGGAAATATAAAGAAGCCATTCGATATTTAGAAGAGTATTTACGAACTTCCGGCGACAATACAGCTGCTTCGCATTTTATGATGGGACGTGCTTATTACAAAGCAGGAATGATTTCGGAAGCAAAACGTGCGTTAAAGATGGCACTTTCCAGTGACCATAGTTTTGCGAAAGCAAGTATCTTACTTGCACAATGTTATTTGAAAGAAAATGCGAAACCAAAAGCAATCAAAGTGTTGCAACAAGGCGTAAAGAACACACCACAAAGTTTGGAATTAAAAACCTCACTTTTAAGGTTAGAATCACATTCGCAGAAAGTTAGTTAA
- a CDS encoding ammonium transporter, producing MKRFGILFSLSVLLIGSALGAEEATNNTESLETLAKEMASIKTSLAETKLALETTKQEANWVWTCIAAFLVFFMQAGFAYVEAGFTRAKNAVNILMKNFSDLTVGAIAYWVVGFSIMFGPQVLTGFGVGVPSFAESLINTEDGNMDPAKYTFFIFQIVFAATAATIVSGAMAERTKFSAYLIFSIVITAFIYPIFGSFAWGSLLGISTGFLESLGLGGGEGVGFHDFAGSTVVHSVGAWAGLAGAIVVGPRMGKFQTDGRVYPILGHNMSMAALGVFILWFGWFGFNPGSTTSIEGGGFARIAVVTHMAACAGAISAMVLTWLLFKKPEIGLTLNGGLAGLVAITAPCDVVSITGAVCIGAIAGVLVIISVLFLDKIKIDDPVGAVSVHGVCGAWGTLSVGLFSLDTGLFSGAGFGQFAAQAIGVVTAFLWAFPTSFAVFYIIKKTIGLRVSEDEELLGLDILEHGNEAYPVSK from the coding sequence ATGAAACGATTTGGAATTTTATTTAGTTTATCGGTCCTTCTTATAGGTTCGGCACTCGGTGCCGAAGAAGCGACTAACAACACAGAGAGTCTAGAAACATTGGCAAAAGAAATGGCAAGTATCAAAACTTCCCTTGCGGAAACAAAACTTGCTCTGGAAACTACAAAACAAGAAGCCAATTGGGTTTGGACTTGTATTGCGGCCTTTCTTGTATTTTTTATGCAAGCAGGATTTGCTTATGTAGAAGCAGGATTCACGAGAGCCAAAAATGCGGTGAATATCCTTATGAAAAACTTCTCCGACTTAACTGTGGGAGCCATTGCTTATTGGGTGGTTGGTTTCTCCATTATGTTTGGTCCGCAAGTCCTCACTGGATTTGGAGTGGGAGTTCCTTCTTTTGCAGAAAGCCTTATCAATACGGAAGATGGAAATATGGATCCTGCCAAATACACTTTCTTCATCTTCCAAATTGTTTTTGCTGCCACGGCGGCTACGATCGTTTCAGGAGCCATGGCGGAGAGAACAAAGTTTTCTGCGTATTTAATTTTTTCCATTGTGATCACTGCCTTTATTTATCCGATCTTTGGATCTTTTGCCTGGGGAAGTCTTCTTGGAATCTCCACTGGATTTTTAGAGTCTCTAGGACTTGGGGGTGGAGAGGGAGTTGGTTTCCATGACTTTGCCGGTTCTACAGTGGTTCATAGTGTAGGTGCTTGGGCAGGTCTTGCAGGTGCCATTGTGGTAGGCCCACGGATGGGAAAATTCCAAACCGATGGAAGAGTTTATCCAATTTTAGGCCATAACATGTCTATGGCAGCTCTAGGTGTATTTATCCTTTGGTTCGGATGGTTTGGATTTAACCCTGGTTCTACGACCTCGATTGAAGGAGGTGGTTTTGCGCGGATTGCTGTAGTCACTCATATGGCAGCATGTGCTGGAGCGATATCGGCAATGGTACTCACTTGGTTACTTTTTAAAAAACCGGAAATTGGTCTTACCTTAAATGGGGGACTGGCAGGACTTGTGGCCATTACAGCTCCTTGCGATGTGGTGAGTATTACTGGAGCAGTTTGTATTGGAGCCATTGCCGGAGTACTCGTCATTATCTCCGTTCTCTTTTTAGACAAAATCAAAATTGACGACCCGGTAGGTGCCGTTTCTGTTCACGGAGTTTGCGGGGCTTGGGGGACACTATCGGTTGGTCTCTTCAGTTTGGATACAGGGCTATTTTCAGGAGCTGGATTTGGACAATTTGCAGCACAGGCCATTGGTGTGGTTACAGCCTTTTTATGGGCTTTTCCCACTAGCTTTGCGGTCTTCTATATCATCAAAAAGACAATTGGACTTAGGGTATCGGAAGATGAAGAATTGTTAGGTTTGGATATTTTAGAACATGGAAACGAGGCTTATCCCGTTTCCAAATAG